One stretch of Pseudomonas fragi DNA includes these proteins:
- the recC gene encoding exodeoxyribonuclease V subunit gamma has translation MPVATSLNAGFMVVHGNRLDELRNLVVSWMRLYPLAPLENEIALVQSNGIAQWLKLALAEDTQDDDLGGCGIAAAIDVQLPGTFLWQLYRLVLGSEEIPAKSLLDKAPLTWRLMRLLPALIDQPHFEPLQRFLTHDSDLRKRYQLSERLADLFDQYQVYRADWLEDWAAGRHQLRNARGESPALSPANCWQAELWRALLLDVGEEGMSQSRAGVHQRFMDKINSLEQAPPGLPARVIVFGISSLPAQALEALAGLARFSQVLLCVHNPCRHHWSDIVADKDLLRHQYKRQARKSGMPTALDLDTLHQHAHPLLAAWGKQGRDYINLLDSYDDPNSYRAAFRDGRIDLFSEVEPLNLLNQLQDDILELRPLNETRELWPAIDLEKDRSIRFQVAHSAQREVEILHDQLLARFSENPQLQPRDVIVMVPDVDSYAPHIRAVFGQIERDDRRFIPYTLADQGQRGRDPLLIALEHLLKLPDSRFPVSEILDLLDVPSLRARFKVQERDLPTLHRWIEGAGIRWGLNAQQRAGLGLPEHLEQNSWRFGLRRMLLGYAVGSGEACDGIEPYDEIGGLDAVLIGPLVALLDALEIAHQELSQPALPQQWGERLQALVQLFFQAETEHDDYLLAQLEELRETWLETCELVGLQDELPLTVVREAWLTGLDQGKLSQRFLAGAVNFCTLMPMRAIPFKLVCLLGMNDGDYPRAQPPLDFDLMGSDYRPGDRSRREDDRYLLLEALLSARDQLYISWVGRSIRDNSERPACVLIGQLRDHLASGWHLEGGGDLLQAMTQEHPLQPFSTRYFHEGNANLFSYAREWQRLHAPQPEPVPAGSLSEHVQEEPLNLTQLQDFLRHPVRHFFSQRLKVYFEAAEVPLADEEPFVLDALQRYTLSDSLLEAALAQPDQLESALHSRAQRLQGSGLLPMAGFGECLQHELIEPLPDVLQRYQQLLALWPVPLNSALPFSFEDHGLTLEGWLGNLHQRSDQGLLSITTIPNSIGAIKTRKWHRLTRPWVNHLAACASGLQMTTALVASDDTLLLEPLETKQAREILGNLLVAWKVGMSHPLPIAVKTAFAWLAQTDSGKAAAAAQKAYEGDGQTSDGERRESAALARQFPDYAALMAGDEFEEWCDALYRPLFDAPWRSLNSEASR, from the coding sequence ATGCCGGTTGCTACGTCTCTCAATGCGGGATTTATGGTGGTTCATGGCAACCGCCTGGATGAGTTGCGCAACCTGGTCGTCAGCTGGATGCGCCTGTACCCACTGGCACCTTTGGAGAACGAGATTGCTCTGGTGCAGAGTAACGGCATCGCCCAATGGCTGAAGCTAGCTCTGGCCGAAGATACCCAGGACGATGATCTCGGTGGCTGCGGCATCGCGGCAGCCATCGATGTGCAGCTCCCGGGCACGTTTTTGTGGCAGCTCTATCGACTAGTGTTGGGCAGCGAAGAAATTCCCGCCAAGTCCTTGCTCGATAAAGCGCCGTTGACCTGGCGTTTGATGCGCCTGCTTCCAGCCCTTATTGATCAGCCGCATTTCGAGCCGCTGCAACGCTTCCTCACTCACGACAGCGATTTGCGCAAACGCTATCAACTGTCGGAACGCCTTGCTGACCTGTTCGACCAATACCAGGTCTACCGTGCCGACTGGCTAGAAGACTGGGCAGCCGGTCGCCATCAACTGCGTAATGCCCGAGGCGAAAGCCCGGCACTGAGCCCGGCCAATTGTTGGCAGGCTGAGTTGTGGCGTGCGCTTCTACTTGATGTCGGTGAGGAGGGGATGTCCCAAAGCCGTGCTGGTGTTCATCAGCGTTTTATGGACAAGATCAACAGCCTTGAGCAAGCGCCGCCCGGTTTGCCAGCTCGGGTAATCGTCTTTGGCATTTCGTCACTGCCGGCTCAGGCGCTTGAGGCCCTGGCCGGGCTGGCCCGTTTCAGCCAGGTTTTGTTGTGCGTGCATAACCCCTGTCGCCATCATTGGTCTGACATCGTTGCCGATAAAGATCTGCTGCGTCATCAATACAAACGTCAGGCCCGCAAGAGCGGAATGCCTACGGCCCTTGATCTGGATACCCTGCACCAGCACGCCCACCCCTTGCTAGCCGCCTGGGGCAAGCAAGGCCGCGACTACATCAACCTGCTCGACAGCTATGACGACCCCAACAGTTATCGCGCGGCTTTTCGCGATGGTCGCATCGACCTGTTCAGCGAAGTTGAACCTCTCAATCTGCTTAACCAGTTGCAGGACGATATTCTTGAGCTGCGCCCGCTCAACGAAACCCGCGAGCTGTGGCCCGCGATTGATCTGGAAAAGGATCGCTCAATACGCTTCCAAGTTGCCCATAGTGCGCAACGAGAAGTCGAGATCCTGCATGACCAGTTGCTTGCACGATTTAGCGAAAACCCTCAGTTGCAGCCACGCGATGTGATTGTGATGGTGCCGGATGTGGACAGTTATGCACCGCATATCCGGGCTGTTTTCGGGCAGATCGAACGTGACGATCGGCGCTTTATTCCCTACACCCTGGCCGACCAGGGGCAGCGCGGCCGTGATCCGTTGCTGATTGCTCTTGAGCACCTGCTCAAACTGCCTGACAGCCGCTTCCCCGTCAGTGAAATCCTCGACTTGCTCGACGTGCCTTCGCTGCGCGCCCGTTTCAAGGTGCAGGAGCGCGATTTGCCAACCTTGCATCGCTGGATCGAAGGCGCCGGCATTCGCTGGGGGTTGAATGCGCAACAGCGCGCAGGCCTTGGTTTGCCCGAGCACCTGGAACAGAACAGTTGGCGTTTTGGCTTGCGCCGCATGTTGCTCGGCTATGCCGTAGGCAGTGGTGAGGCCTGCGATGGTATTGAGCCCTATGATGAAATCGGCGGTCTGGATGCAGTGCTGATCGGCCCGCTGGTGGCCTTGCTGGATGCGCTGGAAATCGCTCACCAGGAACTCTCGCAACCGGCGTTGCCGCAACAATGGGGCGAGCGCCTGCAGGCCTTGGTGCAGCTGTTTTTCCAGGCCGAAACCGAACATGACGACTACCTGCTGGCTCAACTTGAAGAGCTGCGCGAAACCTGGCTCGAAACCTGTGAGCTGGTAGGTCTGCAGGATGAGTTACCACTGACCGTAGTACGCGAGGCTTGGCTTACCGGGCTTGATCAGGGCAAGTTGTCACAACGTTTCCTGGCCGGGGCGGTCAACTTCTGCACCCTGATGCCGATGCGGGCCATCCCCTTCAAGCTGGTCTGCCTGCTGGGCATGAACGACGGCGACTATCCGCGGGCACAACCGCCGCTGGACTTCGACCTGATGGGCAGCGATTACCGCCCGGGTGACCGTTCGCGCCGCGAAGATGACCGTTACCTGCTGCTCGAAGCCCTGCTTTCCGCAAGGGATCAGCTCTATATCAGTTGGGTGGGGCGCAGTATTCGCGACAACAGCGAGCGTCCTGCCTGCGTGCTGATTGGTCAGTTGCGTGACCACCTTGCCAGTGGCTGGCACCTGGAAGGCGGTGGTGACCTGCTGCAAGCCATGACCCAAGAGCATCCACTGCAGCCTTTCAGTACCCGCTATTTTCATGAAGGCAACGCCAATCTGTTCAGCTATGCCCGCGAATGGCAGCGACTGCACGCGCCACAGCCAGAGCCAGTACCAGCCGGTTCGCTAAGTGAGCATGTACAGGAAGAGCCATTAAATCTGACGCAACTACAGGATTTTTTGCGTCATCCTGTACGTCACTTCTTCAGCCAGCGTTTGAAAGTGTATTTCGAGGCAGCCGAAGTGCCTTTGGCCGATGAAGAGCCTTTCGTGCTCGATGCATTGCAACGCTACACCTTAAGTGACAGTTTGCTCGAAGCCGCACTGGCGCAGCCCGATCAGCTTGAAAGTGCCTTGCACAGCCGCGCCCAACGCCTGCAAGGCAGCGGTTTGTTGCCTATGGCCGGATTTGGCGAATGCCTGCAGCACGAACTGATCGAGCCTTTGCCCGATGTACTGCAACGCTATCAGCAGCTCCTGGCCCTCTGGCCAGTGCCGCTGAACAGTGCGCTGCCCTTCAGTTTTGAGGACCACGGCCTGACGCTGGAAGGCTGGCTCGGCAACCTGCACCAACGCAGTGATCAAGGCCTGCTGTCGATCACCACCATTCCCAACAGTATTGGTGCGATTAAAACCCGTAAATGGCACCGTTTGACCCGGCCGTGGGTCAACCATCTGGCCGCGTGCGCCAGTGGCCTGCAGATGACCACCGCGCTGGTGGCCAGCGATGACACCTTGCTGCTCGAGCCACTGGAGACCAAGCAGGCCCGGGAGATTCTGGGCAACTTGCTGGTGGCCTGGAAAGTCGGCATGAGCCACCCGCTTCCAATAGCCGTTAAAACCGCTTTCGCCTGGCTGGCCCAGACCGATTCGGGCAAGGCCGCTGCGGCTGCGCAAAAAGCCTATGAAGGCGATGGCCAGACCAGCGATGGCGAACGCCGCGAAAGCGCAGCACTGGCCCGTCAGTTCCCTGACTACGCGGCCTTGATGGCTGGCGACGAATTTGAAGAGTGGTGCGATGCCCTCTATCGACCCCTCTTTGATGCGCCTTGGCGCTCATTGAACAGCGAGGCATCCCGCTAA